In Candidatus Sodalis pierantonius str. SOPE, one DNA window encodes the following:
- a CDS encoding IclR family transcriptional regulator codes for MNNSANSETTNQASIKSLTKVLQILECFSQRDANLTQAEIAGRTGLPRATTHRLVSSLRDIGLLEQNGKRDTYKLGMKLFQLGSLVLHNLDLDSHARPYATQLQLITDENTHLCIFDGAQMVYVERQAMNSSGNTMITRIEAALVHCTSVGKAFLAWQLPPTLINKIISDTLIERTPHTLTDGDALLAELRLTRERGYSFDLQENELSVHCVGAPVRGTNG; via the coding sequence ATGAACAACAGCGCCAATAGTGAAACAACCAATCAGGCGTCAATCAAAAGCCTGACCAAGGTGCTGCAAATATTGGAATGCTTCTCTCAGCGGGATGCGAACCTGACGCAGGCCGAAATCGCCGGACGCACGGGGCTGCCGCGCGCCACCACCCATCGTCTGGTCTCCTCCCTACGCGACATCGGCCTGTTGGAGCAAAACGGTAAACGCGACACCTATAAGCTGGGCATGAAATTATTCCAGTTGGGCAGTCTGGTGCTGCATAATCTCGACCTCGATAGTCACGCGCGGCCATACGCCACCCAGTTGCAGCTGATTACCGATGAAAACACCCATCTATGTATATTTGACGGCGCACAAATGGTCTATGTTGAGCGCCAGGCGATGAACAGCAGCGGCAACACCATGATAACCCGTATCGAAGCGGCGCTGGTGCATTGCACCAGCGTGGGCAAAGCGTTCCTTGCCTGGCAACTCCCCCCCACGCTTATCAATAAAATCATCAGCGACACGCTGATTGAGCGCACGCCGCACACCTTGACCGACGGCGATGCCCTGCTTGCAGAGCTGCGGCTTACCCGCGAGCGGGGCTATTCTTTTGATCTGCAAGAAAATGAGCTGAGCGTTCACTGCGTCGGCGCCCCCGTGCGCGGCACCAATGGCTAG